The Anolis carolinensis isolate JA03-04 chromosome 1, rAnoCar3.1.pri, whole genome shotgun sequence genome window below encodes:
- the prokr1 gene encoding prokineticin receptor 1 — MRHDGHYPNDTLTSTNFAAIYSHRNGDFTSYQNFTFPFNFSYSDYDLPLDDGDDVTKTRTFFAARIVIGVALAGIMLVCGIGNFIFIAALARYKKLRNLTNLLIANLAISDFLVAIVCCPFEMDYYVVRQLSWEHGHILCASVNYLRTVSLYVSTNALLAIAVDRYLAIVHPLKPRMNYQTATFLIAVVWIVSLIIAIPSAYFATETVLFMIQNQKKIFCGQIWPVDQQIYYKSYFLFIFGIEFVGPVFTMTLCYARISRELWFKTVPGFQTEQIRKRLRCRRKTVLVLMCILTAYVLCWAPFYGFTIVRDFLPTVFVKEKHYLTAFYIVECIAMSNSMINTMCFITVKNNTMKYFKKIVLLRWRSTYHGSKSSVDTDIRTSAMPVTEEVDCIRLK, encoded by the exons ATGAGGCATGACGGGCATTATCCAAACGATACGCTCACGAGTACCAACTTTGCTGCCATCTACAGCCACCGTAATGGGGACTTCACCTCTTATCAAaacttcactttccccttcaatTTCAGCTACAGTGACTATGATCTGCCCTTGGATGATGGGGACGATGTGACAAAAACACGCACTTTCTTTGCAGCCAGGATTGTCATTGGAGTGGCACTGGCTGGTATCATGTTAGTCTGTGGCATTGGTAACTTTATTTTCATTGCTGCTCTGGCCCGCTATAAGAAGCTCCGTAACCTCACAAACCTTCTCATTGCAAACCTAGCCATTTCCGATTTCTTGGTGGCCATTGTCTGCTGTCCATTTGAGATGGACTACTATGTGGTGCGGCAGCTGTCGTGGGAGCACGGTCACATACTCTGTGCCTCTGTCAACTACTTGCGCACTGTCTCTCTCTACGTCTCAACCAATGCACTCTTGGCAATTGCTGTGGACAG gtACCTTGCTATCGTTCACCCCCTGAAGCCAAGGATGAACTACCAAACAGCAACTTTCCTCATTGCTGTGGTTTGGATAGTATCCCTCATCATTGCCATACCATCAGCATATTTTGCAACAGAAACTGTCCTTTTCATGatacaaaatcaaaagaaaatttTCTGTGGACAGATCTGGCCAGTTGACCAACAGATATATTACAAATCCTACTTCCTGTTCATCTTTGGAATTGAGTTTGTAGGGCCTGTTTTCACCATGACTCTCTGCTATGCCAGGATCTCGCGAGAGCTTTGGTTTAAAACTGTGCCTGGCTTTCAGACGGAGCAGATAAGGAAGAGACTTCGTTGCAGAAGGAAAACAGTGTTGGTGCTCATGTGCATCCTAACTGCTTACGTCCTCTGTTGGGCCCCTTTCTATGGCTTCACCATTGTCCGTGACTTTCTCCCGACTGTGTTTGTGAAGGAGAAGCATTACCTGACAGCCTTCTATATCGTCGAATGCATTGCCATGAGCAACAGCATGATCAATACCATGTGTTTCATAACTGTAAAGAACAACACCATGAAGTATTTCAAGAAGATTGTGCTACTCAGATGGAGGTCTACCTACCATGGCTCCAAGTCAAGTGTAGACACAGACATCAGAACAAGTGCTATGCCAGTCACAGAGGAAGTGGATTGCATCAGACTTAAGTGA